The genome window CCAGCGACTGGTTTTCGGCCAGGGTGGGTTGCAGGAGCACGTCGGCGGCCTGGTACAGCGCGGGCATGTCCCAGCGCCGCCCCAGAAACCGGACGTTGGTCAAGCGCAGGCCGCGCGTGAGCAGCCGCGCCGCTACCCCCAGCGGCGAATCCATATCGCCCACAAACACAAAGGTCAAGTCAGGGCAGTGCCGCGCCGCCAGCACGGCAGCCAGCTGATTTTTTTCCAGGGCAAAGCGGCCCGGCACCAGCACGGTAAAGGTGTCAAAGCCCAGGTGGCGCCGCAGGGCCGCGCGGGCCTCCGCGGGGGCCGGCGCGAACACGGCCGTATCCACGCCGTTGGTCACCCCAAGAACGCCGCGCAGGCGCATCCGGCGTTCCAGAAACGCCTGCCCCCAGCGCGACACGGTCACCACGGTGCCCACCCGCCGCAGGGGTCGGGCCTTGGTAACCGCGTAAATCAGCTGGAACAGTACCTTTAGCCCCAGCGGATAGTGATAGTCCAGCTGGTCATGCACCACCGTCAGATAGGGCGTCGCCAAGTTGGCCTGGGCGGCGGCGTAGGTGTGCGGTGTCCAGGCCTGAAGCAGCCGCAGGTCAAAGGAGGCGGTGGCTGGGCCCAGCGTACCAACGCCGTCATGCCGCGTGACCTCCAGCCCCCGCTCTGCACATCGCCGCGCCAGTTCGTCCATCGCCGCGCCCTGCGGCAGAAAGACGCTGGCCTGAATGCCCTGTTCACGCAGCAGGGGCAGCACGTCTAGGAGCCAGATTTCGCTGCCGGCCACGCGCGGGGCGTCGGTCAGGACGGCCAGCCGCAGGGGGGTGTGGCGGGGGCCGGTCATTCCACCGGCTCGCCGCGCTGCAACTTCACGGCGCGCACGAGGTTCTGGTACATCAGGGCGCTGGTCAGCGGCCCCACGCCGCCCGGCACAGGGGTCTGGGCCTGCACCGGCAGCCCGGCCTCGGCGTCGCCCACTACGCCCTGCGGCTGCACGTTGATGCCCGCGTCAATAATGACGTGATGAGGCTGCACATGCTCGGGGCGCAGCAGCCCCGCGCGGCCCACCGCCACCACCACGGCGTCTTGGTTGTCTAGCACCGCGCGCAGGTCGCGGGTGTGTTCGTTGCAGAGGGTGACGGTCACGCCCCGGTTGTTCAGCATGAACGTCAAAGGCCGGCCGACGGTGCGCCCTGGGCCCACGACCGCCACCCGCCGCCCGCGCAGATCGTCGCCCAGCGCCGAGCGCAGCAGAAAGCGGACCGAGCGCGGCGTGGGGGGCAGCAAAGCCTCGCTTTCGCGGCCCGCCGCAATCAGGGCGAGGTTGGCAGGACTCAGGCCCTCAATGTCTTTCTGGGGCTGGAGGCGCAGCAGCGCGGCGTCGGCGTCCAGCCCCGGTGCCAGAGGCAATTCCAGCATGATGCCGTGAACGTCCCCGCTGGACGACAGCTCGTCCAGCGCGGCGTGCAGGCCGTCCTGGGTGGGCGCGTCGCCCAGGTCACGCACGGTGAAGCGCACCCCCAGCCGTTCGGCCTGCCGAGCCTTGCTATCCACGTACACCCGCGAGGCTGGGTCGCCTGAGGCCAGCACGCTGACCAGATGAGGCTGAAACGGCCAGGCGCGCAGCGCGGCGCGCACATCGGCCGTGACGTCGGCGGCCAGGGCTTTGCCCGGCAGGGCGCGGGGGGTAGGAGCAGAGGCGTCGGGTGTGGGCATGGCAGGTCTCGGTGGTCAAGTGTAGTACGGATTCCGAAGCCGTCTGGAGCGGGGAGGCCGGGTGCTGGGTCAAGTGACGCGGGCACAGGGTGCGCCGTGTACACTCTGGGCAGAAAAAAGCGCACAACCACACTACCGCCTCCGGATGCATCCCCAGGGGGAGGATAGCGTGAAGTCGTTCACAGCGGCTTCTGGCTGGACAGAATATCGTCTACAACGATGTCAAGTCCCGCCCCCCGTCCCGCCCGCGCCCGCAGCGCTGAAGAAAAGCATCAGCGCCGCGACGATATCCTGCGCGCCGCCGAACGCCTCTGGACCAGCACCTCCTACGCCGAACTCAGCATGAACCAGGTGGCGCGGGAAGCGCAGCTGGCCAAGGGCACGCTCTACCTGTACTTTGACACCAAGGAAGAACTGTTTCTGGCGCTGCTGTCCGAGCATCTGCACCGCTGGATTGCGGCCACCGCCGCCCTGTTTACCGAGCGCCAGCCGCGCACTGCCCAGCAGGTGACCGACATCCTGCTGTACCAGGCCGAAGACCTGATTCCGCTGCGGCGCCTGCTGGTGCTGCTGGGGACCGTGCTGGAGCGCAACGTGCGCCCTGAGCTGGCCCTGGAATTCCGCCGTGACCTGGACGCGCAGCTGCGCCGCCTGGTGGGCCACATGCCTTACCCGCCGGCCACCGCCCTGCGCGTGCTGCGCCACCTGTACGCCATGACGATTGGCTGGCAGCAGTTCAGCGAGTCGCTGCCCGGCACCGACCCTGTGACGGCCCAGATCCGTACGCCCGAGCAGACCGACCTGTACAGCGAATTCGAGCTGGCCCTGCGCGCCATCATCGAGCAGCTGGCGGCGCAGGAAGCGCGCCCGGCCAACGCCAGCTAGAGTCCACCCGGCGGCGACAGGGACGGGGCCAATGGGTCCCGTCTTCTTTTTGCGTCTACCCCTTTCTAAACTTGCCGCTGGCGGCATGCCAGACCAGGCGCAGGGGCCGCGTCACGGCGGCCAGGCTCACTCTGGCGGCGGTGCAGGCGCGCGCGGCGTCGGGCGGCAGCAGCGGCAGCGCGTGCAGGTGCAGGCCGCCTGGGGCCGGCAGGTACGACACCCCCAGCGTCACCGCGCGCATGCACGGGGGCACGCTGCCGGTCAGGAATTCCTGGTCGCGCAGCAGCGGAATAACGTCGTGTTCCCCTGTCGGCGTCAGGGTGCCTCCTGGCCGCAGCCAGGCAAAGGCGCTGCGCTCCTGACAGGCGCCCTGGGCACACCACTGCCGGTTCAGGACCAGCAGCGCCTGGGTGCCGCTGCGGTAGGTGGCCGCCCGCACGGTGGTAAAGACGCTGCCGGCGCCGCTGCGGCTGTGACCGCGCCAGTCCAGAAAAGTGGCCGCCTCGTCGGTCAGGCGGCGGGCAAAGAGATTCTGCGTGGCCCCCCAGGTCAGGCCTTCGCGCTGGGCCAGCGCCAGCAGCGACCCTTCAGCCGCTGGCGGGGCAAACGTGGTCATGAAGGTGTGCAGACCGCGCAGCGGGCTCAGGGGAGAGCCGGGCGGCGCGGCCCCTTGGGCGATAGGACTCAGCTGCGCGCCACCGGTCCCCATCGCCAACACCGCCAGGAGGAGGCTGGCCCGCCACCACCCAGCGCTCTGGCGGCCTGACAGCTGCAGGCTCACGCTTCCCTCCGCATTCTCATTGATTCTCATTTTGCATCAGGGGAGCGCCTCTGCACAGGGGGGAACGGGCGGCCCTGTTCGCCCGCTATGCTGCGCCCGTGCGCGTGGTGCTGAAACTGGGAACAAGTGTGCTGACTGCCGGAACAGACCGCCTGCACCGGCCGCGGCTGGTGGACCTGATGCGGGGGCTCTCGGCGGTGCGCCAGGCCGGCCACGAGGCGGTGCTGGTGACCAGTGGCGCTGTCCTGGCCGGTTGGGAAGCCCTGGGGTTTCCGCCGCGCGACCGTACCCTGGCCGAAAAACAGCTGCTGGCCGCTGTGGGCCAGGGCCGCTTGATGCACGCCTACGCCCAACTGGCCGATCTGTACAGCGTGCCGGTGGCGCAGGTACTGCTGACCGCCGATGATTTCCGGGACCGCACCCGGTACCTAAACGCCCGCACCACCCTGAACGCCTGCCTGGCGCGCGGCGTGATGCCGGTCATCAACGAGAATGACGCGGTGGCCCTGGAGCAGCTGAAGGTGGGCGACAACGACACGCTCTCGGCGTTCGTGGCCAATCTGGTCGAGGCCGACCTGCTGGTCATCCTGACCGACGCGCCGGGGCTGTACACCGCCGACCCGCGCACCCACCCGGACGCGACCTTTATTCCGGTCGTGGAGCGCGTCACCCCCGAGGTCTGGGCGCAGGCGGGTGGGGCCGGGTCCCACCGGGGCACCGGCGGCATGCACACCAAGATTCAGGCCGCCGAGGTCGCCACCCGCGCGGGCACGCCCGTCGTAATCGCCCCCGGCGACGCCCCAGACGCTTTGAGCCGCATTGTGGCCGGGGAGGCGCTGGGGACGCGCTTTCTGGCCCACACCTCGCGGCTGGAGGCGCGCAAACGCTGGATTCTAGCTGAGGTTGCCTCAGGCAGCGTGAGGCTGGATGCGGGCGCCGCCCAGGCGGTGCGCGAACGCGGTGCCAGCCTGCTGCCCGCTGGTATTACGGCTGTCGAGGGCCGCTTTGCGCGCGGCCACACGGTCCGGGTGTTGGGGCCAGACGGCGCCGACCTGGCCCGTGGCCTGAGCCGCTACAGCTCGGGCGACCTGGCCCGCATTCAGGGCCGGCACTCGCGCGACGTAGAAGGGCTGCTGGGCTTCACCTATGGCCCCGAGGCGATTCACCGGGATGATCTGGTGCGGCTGTAGGGGAGAGGCTGTTGGGGAACGGACAGTGGCGTGGTTGAAGAGGTGTCACTCTGAACCACTCTGGGTTGGCCGAAGGGCGTGACCTCAACAGACAGCGGCAGAAATGGAATTGAGGGGGATGTGTTGACCCTCTCAATGGAACTGGCAGCCGCTGTGTGGGCGGTTGGGCAGAGAAGTAGGCCGGGGCCTCCCGTCATTTATGAGTCGAGAAGCCTCCCGGCCACGTTGGAGCACCGAACCAGCAGAAACTGGGGAGCTTCCGCCCTGACCGTCAAGCATCTTCCGCTCCACTGTGCGGCGCAGCGCCTCCCAGGTGACTGGGCCGCAGTCGCCGGCAACTGGCGTATCCCCGCGACCCTTCTTTGCGCCCCTCTATACTGCCGGGCGTGCTGGCGCTGCTCGCTTCGACGATCACTCTGACGGACCCGGCGGGGGACGCGCGCGGCGACGGCGGCTATGTGCTGCCCACCCGCCCCGCTCTCAGCTCTGAGATGCTGGACCTGCGTGCGTTTAGTGCCCAGCCGCAGGGCGAGGGCATGCGTTTTACCGTCAGCTTTAGCCAGCTGGGTAATCCCTGGAATACGCCGTCGGGGTACAGCGCGGGCGTGACCGACATTTTTGTCAAGGGCGCGCTGGGCGGGCAGCAGGTGCTGGGCGAGACCGGGCTGCGGGTGCGCGGTCAGGGCGGCTGGGCCTATCACCTCCGCGTGACCGGCAGCGGCGCCACATTGGTGCAGGCCGACAGTCAGGGCGCTCTGACCACGCTGGCTGCCCCTGGCGTTCAGGTCTCAGGCACCAGTCTGGTGATTGACGCGGCGGTGCCGGGCGGGACCTACGGCTACTGGGTCACCAACAGCGTGTACACGCCCCTGTCGCCGGGCGGCGTCCTGAAGCCCGGCACCGCCGCTGGCCCCACCTTGTTGCAGGCGGGGCGGGCCGGCGCCCCGACCCCAGTGGACGTCCTGGCCCCCAGCAGTGACACCCTGGCCTTCACAAGCGGCACCCTGGCGCCTGTGGGCGAAACCCGTGACTGGGTGAGTCTGACCCTAATGGCCCTGGGCGCGGCGGGCCTGCTGCTGACGGTGGTGGCCACGGTCATGGTGTGGCGGCGGTTGGCAGGCCGGTGACGCGCCTGCCCGCGCCCCTGCTGATTCTGGCGGCGGCGGTGCTCTGGGGCCTGCTGGGGATTCTGGGCAAGCAGGCGCAGGCGGGCGGCGTGGGGCCGCTGGAGGTGGCGTTTTGGCGCGCCCTGCTGGCCGGCGGCCTGTTTACCCTGCACGCCGGCCTGACCGGCGCGAGGTGGCCGCGTGGCCGTGACCTGCTGGTCACTGTCGGCTTTGGGGTGGCGGGGGTCAGCGTGTTTTACGGCGCCTATCAGCTGGCCGTGCAGGCGGGCGGGGCCAGCCTGGCCAGTGTGCTGCTGTACACCGCACCTGCTTTTGTGGCGCTGATGGGCTGGGCTTTTTTGCGCGAGCGCCTGGGTCGCCGGGAGCTGGGCGCCGTGGCCCTGACCCTGGGAGGGATTGCCCTGATCAGCCTGGGTGGTGGCCAGGGCGTCACGGTCAGCGGCCCGGCCCTGGCCTGGGGCCTCCTGGCTGGCTTCACTTACAGCCTGTATTACCTGTATGGCAAGGCGTTTTTTACCCGATATGAGCCGGCCGTGCTGCTGGCGGTGGCCTTGCTGGTGGGCGCCGCAGGCCTGCTGCCCTTCGTGGACTTTACGGCCAAGACAGCTCCCGTGTGGGCCAGCCTGGGCGGCATGGCGGTGTTCTGCACCTACCTGGCTTATCTGGCGTATAGCGCGGGCCTGCGGTCACTGCCGGCCACCCGCGCCAGCGTAATTGCCAGCCTGGAGCCGGTGGTGGCCGCTGGGCTGGCTGCCCTGCTGTTCGGCGAACGCCTAGCGGCCCTGGCCCTGCTGGGCGCGGCGCTGGTGATAGGGGCGGCCCTGCTCCTCAGCATCAACCCAGACGAAGCGCATCCTAGCGCGGAGTGAGAGAGGGGCCGACGAGGAAGCGCCCCTTTCCTGTTTAAGCTCGCTCTACATGCAGGGCAGGCACAGAGGGAGGTCGCTGCTTTCGGTGCCGGCCTCTTACCGTTTCTCGTCCAGGGTGAAGTCCCATTCAAATGAGCGGCCCCACGGCAGTTCGGCGTCGCTGAGGGTATAGGTGTTGCCTATGCGCAGAGGGAAGAATCCCTGCGCCGCTTCCTGCAAGGCGGCCTGTCCACGCGGGGTACTGAGTTCAGCCTCGGGAACCAGTTGGCGCAGGCGGGCACGCACCTGGGCAGAGTAAATCACGTCGTTGGCAAATTCGCGGGCCAGCAGGGCGTCTTGCCGCAGCGGGTCGGCGCCGCGCAGACTCAGCTTGGCGTGGGCCAGGGCGGTGCCCAGGTTGTTGCCGGGGGTGCCCCAGGCGGCCAGCGCGCGCAGATTGGCGTGCTGGCGCAGGGTGCGCAGATCGCTCCAGAAGCGGGTGTTGCCCAGGTTGACCTGCGCCACGTCTGCCACGGCCACCGGCCCGGCGCGCAGCAGGGCACTCACCCGCAGTGTCGCCCGCCGTGAGTCACCGCCGTTGTAAACATAGAGGGTCAGGTCGGCCGCGCCCGGCACCACCGCAAAGCCGCTGCCCTGAGCGTGGTTGAGCGCACTCTGGGTCAGAGGAATGCCCTCGTACTTCATCACGGCCTCAGCGGCCTTGGGGTCGCTGTATTCCAGGCGCACCGTCGCGGATTCAGGGGCCAGGGCGT of Deinococcus betulae contains these proteins:
- a CDS encoding bifunctional 5,10-methylenetetrahydrofolate dehydrogenase/5,10-methenyltetrahydrofolate cyclohydrolase, whose amino-acid sequence is MPTPDASAPTPRALPGKALAADVTADVRAALRAWPFQPHLVSVLASGDPASRVYVDSKARQAERLGVRFTVRDLGDAPTQDGLHAALDELSSSGDVHGIMLELPLAPGLDADAALLRLQPQKDIEGLSPANLALIAAGRESEALLPPTPRSVRFLLRSALGDDLRGRRVAVVGPGRTVGRPLTFMLNNRGVTVTLCNEHTRDLRAVLDNQDAVVVAVGRAGLLRPEHVQPHHVIIDAGINVQPQGVVGDAEAGLPVQAQTPVPGGVGPLTSALMYQNLVRAVKLQRGEPVE
- a CDS encoding glucodextranase DOMON-like domain-containing protein, with the protein product MLALLASTITLTDPAGDARGDGGYVLPTRPALSSEMLDLRAFSAQPQGEGMRFTVSFSQLGNPWNTPSGYSAGVTDIFVKGALGGQQVLGETGLRVRGQGGWAYHLRVTGSGATLVQADSQGALTTLAAPGVQVSGTSLVIDAAVPGGTYGYWVTNSVYTPLSPGGVLKPGTAAGPTLLQAGRAGAPTPVDVLAPSSDTLAFTSGTLAPVGETRDWVSLTLMALGAAGLLLTVVATVMVWRRLAGR
- a CDS encoding DMT family transporter, whose protein sequence is MTRLPAPLLILAAAVLWGLLGILGKQAQAGGVGPLEVAFWRALLAGGLFTLHAGLTGARWPRGRDLLVTVGFGVAGVSVFYGAYQLAVQAGGASLASVLLYTAPAFVALMGWAFLRERLGRRELGAVALTLGGIALISLGGGQGVTVSGPALAWGLLAGFTYSLYYLYGKAFFTRYEPAVLLAVALLVGAAGLLPFVDFTAKTAPVWASLGGMAVFCTYLAYLAYSAGLRSLPATRASVIASLEPVVAAGLAALLFGERLAALALLGAALVIGAALLLSINPDEAHPSAE
- a CDS encoding DUF4127 family protein, which gives rise to MRFALLALLCAASASAQTLLPLDSRPATRVLPALIAGLRGGTALVPPAALLGTATIGANPAALTAWLAAQPTTGPLVVSLDALAYGGLVQSRTSPLSAPDALTRLDPLRTWTERTGQPVYAFVTLPREPDATNRARNLEVVRAVMDWAREGRFKELHVTWDDALPGSPAPKEGAALAAQAPANVRVYPGADEVLSMLTAYALAPESATVRLEYSDPKAAEAVMKYEGIPLTQSALNHAQGSGFAVVPGAADLTLYVYNGGDSRRATLRVSALLRAGPVAVADVAQVNLGNTRFWSDLRTLRQHANLRALAAWGTPGNNLGTALAHAKLSLRGADPLRQDALLAREFANDVIYSAQVRARLRQLVPEAELSTPRGQAALQEAAQGFFPLRIGNTYTLSDAELPWGRSFEWDFTLDEKR
- a CDS encoding TetR/AcrR family transcriptional regulator; this encodes MSSPAPRPARARSAEEKHQRRDDILRAAERLWTSTSYAELSMNQVAREAQLAKGTLYLYFDTKEELFLALLSEHLHRWIAATAALFTERQPRTAQQVTDILLYQAEDLIPLRRLLVLLGTVLERNVRPELALEFRRDLDAQLRRLVGHMPYPPATALRVLRHLYAMTIGWQQFSESLPGTDPVTAQIRTPEQTDLYSEFELALRAIIEQLAAQEARPANAS
- the proB gene encoding glutamate 5-kinase, whose protein sequence is MRVVLKLGTSVLTAGTDRLHRPRLVDLMRGLSAVRQAGHEAVLVTSGAVLAGWEALGFPPRDRTLAEKQLLAAVGQGRLMHAYAQLADLYSVPVAQVLLTADDFRDRTRYLNARTTLNACLARGVMPVINENDAVALEQLKVGDNDTLSAFVANLVEADLLVILTDAPGLYTADPRTHPDATFIPVVERVTPEVWAQAGGAGSHRGTGGMHTKIQAAEVATRAGTPVVIAPGDAPDALSRIVAGEALGTRFLAHTSRLEARKRWILAEVASGSVRLDAGAAQAVRERGASLLPAGITAVEGRFARGHTVRVLGPDGADLARGLSRYSSGDLARIQGRHSRDVEGLLGFTYGPEAIHRDDLVRL
- a CDS encoding glycosyltransferase family 4 protein is translated as MTGPRHTPLRLAVLTDAPRVAGSEIWLLDVLPLLREQGIQASVFLPQGAAMDELARRCAERGLEVTRHDGVGTLGPATASFDLRLLQAWTPHTYAAAQANLATPYLTVVHDQLDYHYPLGLKVLFQLIYAVTKARPLRRVGTVVTVSRWGQAFLERRMRLRGVLGVTNGVDTAVFAPAPAEARAALRRHLGFDTFTVLVPGRFALEKNQLAAVLAARHCPDLTFVFVGDMDSPLGVAARLLTRGLRLTNVRFLGRRWDMPALYQAADVLLQPTLAENQSLVTLEAMASGLPVVTTAIPAQAELVRDGADGLLVPPQPRLLAQALRALAQAPVQTAQLGRQARERVLSNHRLEHTAAQVADLIHRAARP